From Kineosporia succinea, the proteins below share one genomic window:
- a CDS encoding DUF4097 family beta strand repeat-containing protein has translation MPEFSTPEPISVLVDVGGASLTVNAVAGGRQTTVEVRPHNTDRAVDVEHARRTTVELAGGRLTVRAPRSAKARLKTLFGSSERVDITISLPAHSTLEMRGWGDVRSSGELGDVEIDTGMGDVHLESVGRARVKTAMGDVHAETVAGPADLRTSAGSVWVGRARGEVSAKTSAGDVRVEESLGEVRMTTSAGDLRVQRALAGVEAKTSAGDIRLGSVCTGSVSATTSYGNLEIGIAPGTAAWLDLNARHGAVRSGLEDADGPGDSELTVEIHATTGYGDIVLRRA, from the coding sequence ATGCCCGAATTCAGCACGCCCGAGCCCATTTCGGTCCTCGTCGACGTGGGTGGCGCCTCGCTCACCGTGAACGCCGTGGCGGGTGGCCGTCAGACCACGGTCGAGGTCAGGCCGCACAACACCGACCGAGCCGTCGACGTGGAGCACGCCCGGCGCACCACCGTCGAGCTGGCCGGGGGAAGGCTCACCGTCCGGGCGCCGCGCAGTGCGAAGGCACGGCTCAAGACGCTTTTCGGCTCGTCCGAGCGGGTCGACATCACGATCAGCCTGCCGGCGCACTCCACGCTGGAGATGCGGGGCTGGGGCGACGTGCGCTCGTCCGGCGAGCTCGGTGACGTCGAGATCGACACCGGTATGGGCGACGTCCACCTGGAGTCCGTCGGCCGGGCGCGGGTCAAGACCGCGATGGGCGACGTGCACGCCGAAACCGTCGCCGGGCCGGCCGATCTTCGCACCTCGGCCGGATCGGTCTGGGTCGGCCGGGCGCGGGGCGAGGTCAGCGCCAAGACCTCCGCCGGTGACGTGCGGGTCGAGGAGAGCCTCGGCGAGGTGCGCATGACGACCTCGGCCGGTGACCTGCGGGTGCAGCGGGCCCTGGCCGGGGTCGAGGCCAAGACCTCCGCCGGGGACATCCGCCTGGGCTCGGTCTGCACCGGGTCGGTCAGCGCCACCACGTCGTACGGCAACCTCGAGATCGGCATCGCCCCCGGCACCGCCGCCTGGCTCGACCTGAACGCCCGGCACGGCGCTGTGCGCAGCGGCCTCGAAGACGCTGACGGCCCGGGTGATTCCGAGCTGACCGTCGAGATCCACGCCACCACCGGCTACGGCGACATCGTGCTGCGCCGGGCCTGA
- a CDS encoding ABC transporter ATP-binding protein: protein MATPPVPPVPPELAIDVRGLRKSFGDHTVLDGIDLAVPRGTVFALLGPNGAGKTTTVNILATLLAPDAGSVRIAGHDLATAPGRVRTSIGVTGQFAAIDDLLTGLENLMLMGRLHHLGKHENRERAQSLLGRFGLTDVGHRLPSTYSGGMRRRLDLAMGLMGRPQVVFLDEPTTGLDPRSRREMWDVVRALVADGVTVLLTTQYLEEADQLADRIALLDGGRIVAQGTESELKRLIPGGHITLRFADAASLHRAGQVLGTEGAHPEDLSLDVVGRADVPNLRLLLNRLDAEQIPVDDIVLHNPDLDDVFLALTAKEAVR from the coding sequence ATGGCAACGCCGCCCGTTCCGCCCGTTCCACCCGAGCTCGCCATCGACGTCCGGGGTCTGCGCAAGAGCTTCGGCGACCACACCGTGCTCGACGGCATCGACCTGGCCGTGCCCCGCGGCACCGTGTTCGCCCTGCTGGGGCCCAACGGTGCCGGAAAGACCACCACCGTCAACATTCTCGCCACGCTGCTGGCGCCCGACGCCGGGTCGGTGCGCATCGCCGGGCACGACCTGGCCACCGCGCCGGGCCGGGTGCGCACCTCGATCGGCGTCACCGGGCAGTTCGCCGCGATCGACGACCTGCTCACCGGCCTCGAGAACCTCATGCTCATGGGGCGGCTGCACCATCTCGGCAAGCACGAGAACCGGGAGCGGGCGCAGTCCCTGCTCGGCCGATTCGGGCTCACCGACGTCGGTCACCGGCTCCCCAGCACCTACTCCGGGGGCATGCGGCGCCGGCTCGACCTGGCGATGGGCCTGATGGGCCGGCCACAGGTGGTGTTCCTCGACGAGCCCACCACCGGCCTCGACCCCCGCAGCCGCCGCGAGATGTGGGATGTGGTGCGCGCCCTGGTCGCCGACGGCGTCACCGTCCTGCTCACCACCCAGTACCTCGAGGAGGCCGATCAGCTGGCCGACCGCATCGCGCTGCTCGACGGCGGGCGCATCGTGGCGCAGGGCACCGAGTCCGAGCTGAAACGCCTGATCCCGGGCGGGCACATCACCCTGCGGTTCGCCGACGCGGCGTCGCTGCACCGGGCCGGGCAGGTGCTCGGAACCGAGGGTGCCCACCCCGAAGACCTGAGCCTCGACGTGGTGGGGCGGGCCGACGTCCCCAATCTGCGGTTGCTGCTCAACCGTCTCGACGCGGAGCAGATCCCGGTCGACGACATCGTGCTGCACAACCCCGATCTGGACGACGTGTTCCTCGCCCTCACCGCCAAGGAGGCAGTTCGATGA
- a CDS encoding ABC transporter permease, whose protein sequence is MSTTFPIAETDGPQPFSDSMAMFSRQTRRLRRYPELTVVVLAIPIIFLLLFVFVFGGTLGAGLNGGAGGGGDRGDYVNYVMPAILLMTISSIAAGTSTSVCQDMTTGIIARFRTMSISPGSVLTGHALAAVLQSLISLVIVVAVGVLVGFRPEVDLRGWLGAAALLAGMSLAIAWLSVACGLIARSVETASNFSLPLVVLPFLGSGFVPTDSMPSGLAWFAEYQPFTPVMDVLRGLLLGTPLETGAVGLAIGWCVGLTGLGHIWSRRVYARPRKI, encoded by the coding sequence ATGAGCACGACCTTCCCGATCGCCGAAACCGACGGACCGCAGCCCTTCTCCGACTCGATGGCGATGTTCTCCCGGCAGACCCGGCGGCTGAGGCGCTATCCGGAGCTGACGGTCGTGGTGCTGGCGATCCCGATCATCTTCCTGCTGCTGTTCGTGTTCGTCTTCGGGGGCACGCTCGGGGCCGGGCTGAACGGCGGGGCCGGTGGCGGGGGCGATCGGGGCGACTACGTGAACTACGTGATGCCGGCGATCCTGCTCATGACCATCAGCTCGATCGCGGCGGGCACCTCCACCAGCGTCTGCCAGGACATGACGACCGGCATCATCGCCCGGTTCCGCACGATGTCGATCTCGCCCGGGTCGGTTCTCACCGGGCACGCGCTGGCCGCCGTTCTGCAGAGCCTGATCTCGCTCGTCATCGTGGTCGCGGTGGGGGTGCTCGTGGGTTTCCGGCCGGAGGTCGACCTGCGCGGCTGGCTCGGCGCGGCGGCCCTGCTCGCCGGGATGTCGCTGGCGATCGCCTGGTTGTCGGTGGCGTGTGGCCTGATCGCCCGCTCCGTCGAGACGGCCAGCAACTTCTCCCTGCCGCTGGTCGTGCTGCCGTTCCTGGGCAGCGGGTTCGTCCCCACCGACTCGATGCCGTCCGGTCTGGCCTGGTTCGCCGAATACCAGCCGTTCACGCCGGTCATGGACGTGCTGCGCGGTCTGCTGCTGGGCACTCCCCTGGAGACGGGTGCGGTCGGGCTGGCGATCGGCTGGTGCGTGGGGCTCACCGGCCTCGGCCACATCTGGTCGCGGCGTGTCTACGCCCGGCCGAGAAAGATCTGA